The sequence below is a genomic window from Methylophilus sp. DW102.
AGTCTAATCTGGATGAGTTTATCCATTTAGCTGGCACACAGGTTTTTTTTAGTAACCAACGGGTGCCGGTTTATTGGGGGACATTTTCACAGATTGAGGCAACGCTTGCGTTAATGCAGCAAGCTATAGCTGCTGAGAAACCATATGATTATTTTGTTTTGTTGAGCGGTGCGGACTACCCAATTCAGTCAGCAGATTATATTCATGAATTTTTTAAAAACCATCAAGGAACTCAGTTTATCAGTACCTTGAAAATGCCAAATTTAGCAGCTGGCAAACCTTTGTCATTACTTGAAGAATTTAATGTTGAAGGTAAATATAAAAAAATCAAAAAACGTGCATATCGTTTGTATAAGGCGCTAGGGTTGCCACGCATAAGGAGAGACTACCAACAAGGGCTTAACGGTTTAGTGCCTTATGCTGGAGCACAGTGGTGGGCTTTAACACGTGAAGCTTGCGAATATATCCTTAAATTTGTTGAGACTCATCCCAAGTTCATGCAGCTTTATCAAAATGTACTAGTTCCCGATGAGATGTTCTTTCAGACCATTATTGGTAACTCTCATTACTCATCAAAAATTGCCAGAAGTCTGACTTACAGTGATTGGCAGGCGGGTAAATCAAGTCCAGAAAATATGACTGAAAATCATCTAGCAAAGCTTAAGAACCAATCAAGATACTTGATGAAATGCTCGAACTATCCAGAGGGGGAAATTCTTTTTGCCCGTAAGTTTGTTGGGGATACCCAAGCGCTTGTGAATTTAATAAAGAAACATACACATGCCTAAATATACTGCATTGATTCGAACATACAACAGCCTTCCGTTGCTCAATGAGGTGCTTATTGCACTCAAGAAACAAACATCACCACCAGATGACTATGTGATCGTAGACTCATCTAAAGATCCTGCACAAAAGAATGCTATCAAGCAGCTTGGGTTACGGGTGATTGATTATCCAGACGATGAGTTTAACTTTTCTAAGGCAATTAATATAGGCGTGGAACAGGTTAAAACGGAACTGGTATTAATTATTAGTTCGCACGTACTACTTAATGATATTACCTTGATTGAGCGTGGATTGAAGCTGGATGACTTTTCTAGCGAAACATATTTGGGGTTTTGCCTGACGCCAACCATTATAGCCACTGATACCTGGATGCCAACAAAAGTGACAAAGTCGAACTTTAGCTTGGATTTAGCTGCTTCTAATTCATGCACGATGCTTAAAACGCAGCATATTATGCAACGCCCTTTTTTGGAGGAGGTTTTCTCTGCCGAAGACCAAGAGTGGGCAGCGTTTTATCTAAGAGAAAAAAATGCTTATTTTTATAGGGTCAAAGCTTATGAAGCTCGATACTTAAATAACAATGTCAACGAGCAAAAATTCATTAATGAACAGGTTGCGCTGGCCTATTACACTCACCGGCATATGCTGGGTTATAAGAATATTGTTTTCAGGCTTTGCAGAGGTTTGCTTGCAAAAATGAGAGGTCGAACGAATCGTGCAACTTTGCATTTCACCATCGCTAAAGAGTTATTTCAAGCCCGATCAAAAAAACCAATTAAAAAATCAAAGTATTTTTAGATAATCCCCCTATTTGATATATGGCGACAATAGACGTATTACTACCGGTTAAAAACGGCAAAGCCTATCTAACAGAAGCGATTGAAAGCATTATTCAACAGTCTTACGCTGATTGGCGCTTGATTGTTTTGGATCATGGCTCTGATGATGGCAGCTATGAAACTTCACTTGAATATGCGCGCAAGGATAGCAGAGTTCAAGTGTTTCAGTTTTTAGACGCAGTAGGTTTGTCCGGATTGCTCAATAAGGGATTGGAGTTATGTGACTGCCAGTTTGTCATGCGGCATGACGCGGATGATATTGCCTTGCCTGATCGCATGAAGCTTGCCTTAGCTGCATTCAAGTCAAATCCTGGCATTGATGTGGTTGGCGGCCATGCCATACAAATTGATGCCAAGGGTAATGAAACTGGCTTGATACGCGTTCCGACTGACCCTGCGCGTCTGCAGGTTTCATTCTTTTTTAAAAATCCGATGATACACCCAGCCACAATGATTCGCTTTTCAGCAATTAAAGCGATGGGTATTCGCTATGGCATTGACTTTTTAAAGGTACTTCCAGAGTCTGAGCGCCTGAAAGTGAATGGTCTGGCAGAGGATTACTATTTGTTTGGTCAGCTTGGCATAATGGGTAAATGTATGAATCTTGATGAATACCTCATCAAGTACCGTTGGCACGGTGAAAATGTCGGGGCAAAAAAAGCTTTCGATCAGATTACACTTTCATTGAAAATTTCTAGATATCTTGCGGCTGCATTTTGTACTAAAAATCGTATTGAGCTGTTTGATCCAGCACCGTTCTGCACTTACAGCGGAACATTAATTAATTTACAACCATCCTCTGAAAAAACAGACTTATTAAAATCATTCAATTACCTTTCAACAAACTTGGTCAAAGCGATGGGGCAGAGTGATGGATTAGCAAGAGAACTTGCTTTCAGAAGCGTGTTAACCACAAGAAATAATTTCTGGTTATTGGTCAAGTTTTTGCGATTTAAATTAAGATTTAAAGCTGACTTGGAAGAGTGGTATGCTATAAAAAGTTGGATAACACGTTATATAAAAAAGAGACCCACGATTAGTATCGATGCGTGAAATAAAAGTCTCAAACCTTCTACAACTATCATTCTGAAGCAGGGTAATTGAATGTCTATCAAGTCAATCAACATCACTAAAATTGCATTAGCGTTTACTGCATTTTTTGCTGCCATGTTTGTTGGTGTCTTTTCACTTACCTTTGTCAGTATTATTGGAACGCATTATTCGTACTTATTTACTGTTCCCGTCGCGTTCATACTTTGCTTATTATTTGTTTTAAATCGTTATCTATTCTTTGCTTTAGTGGTCGTAACACGCGCCTCACTTGACCCTGTCTTTGATGCGGTAAAGCTTGGTAGTTTTGGCTTGGGTGCAGTTATGAATGCACTAGTCATTATGATTGCGCTTATGATGTTTTTAAGCAAGGAAAAAAACTTCACCATGAAAATTCAGCACGTGAATATTTCATGGATTATTTTTCTGATATTGTCTTTTATTTCAGTGTCATATGCTCCCAATAAGCTGACGAGTATTAAGGTTGCTCTGCAGTTTGTATCTTATGCTGCGATGTTCTATCTTGGGGTTATGTTGGTCAAGACTCATGAGGATTTTGGCAAGTGGATACGCGCTGTTTTGTATTCGTCTGTGGTACCAGTGATTTTTGGTATTTACTCAATGGTGTTTAGGGATCCGCATGGTTTCAGGTTATATGTGGGTGAGGGGATGCGTTTATTTAGCACTACTAACCATCCAGCATGTTTAGCCTTTTATCTCGCCTTAATTATTTCAGTTTGCTTTTATTTAATAAAAACAAAACCCGACTACATCGGCTCAACATTACAAAAATTGTTGCCATTTTATCTATTAGTTTTATTAGCACTTTTAGTGATGACAAAGAGTAGAACAGGTTGGATTGCTTGCGGTTTGTATTTCATGCTTTATGCGATTATTTTTGAGCGTAAATATATGATTTATATATTTTCTTCAGCATTTTTGGCTTTGCTTTTGCCAGATGTGCAAGATCGCTTGTTGGATTTGCAAAGTGGCACATCCTTTGGTGCAACAGGGTACGAGAGATTAAATTCGTTTGCTTGGCGCTTAAAGTATTGGACAGATTCAATTGCCTGGATGTCACCATCACATTATTTTTATGGCTACGGTCTTTCCAGTTTCTTCCAACTATCTACCGACTTTGGGATGGGGAATGCTTTTCAAAAGCAGACTGTAAAATTGCCAGCTCACAGCGTATACATACAGCTCTTCTTTGAGCTGGGGATTCTAGGGGTGCTGTCTTTTATTGCTATTATGGCAAGTTACATATTGGCCTTATTCAGAGACTATTCACCCTCTCAAAAGCTGTTATTTTTTGTAGCTTCAATTATTACCTTTGATTATATGTTGGCTGGCGCTTCGGATAACCTTTTAGATTATTTAAGTTATATCTGGTACCACTGGTTCATTCTTGGTTTGATTTTGTCTTACACCAAGCTTCAAAGTAAGTCAGCCACACCCCAAATGTCAAATAAGTTTTAACTCAAACGTCTAAAGTATTGATTCGGCATTTACAAAATATGTTTAGCAACGATTTTAAAGAAGATCTGAAGCGTTACCCTAAGCGCGCTTTTCTTAAAGAACAGTCAGTGTGGTCAATAGCACTTTATCGTTTAGCCAGAAGTGTAAACCA
It includes:
- a CDS encoding glycosyltransferase family 2 protein; translated protein: MPKYTALIRTYNSLPLLNEVLIALKKQTSPPDDYVIVDSSKDPAQKNAIKQLGLRVIDYPDDEFNFSKAINIGVEQVKTELVLIISSHVLLNDITLIERGLKLDDFSSETYLGFCLTPTIIATDTWMPTKVTKSNFSLDLAASNSCTMLKTQHIMQRPFLEEVFSAEDQEWAAFYLREKNAYFYRVKAYEARYLNNNVNEQKFINEQVALAYYTHRHMLGYKNIVFRLCRGLLAKMRGRTNRATLHFTIAKELFQARSKKPIKKSKYF
- a CDS encoding O-antigen ligase family protein, whose product is MSIKSINITKIALAFTAFFAAMFVGVFSLTFVSIIGTHYSYLFTVPVAFILCLLFVLNRYLFFALVVVTRASLDPVFDAVKLGSFGLGAVMNALVIMIALMMFLSKEKNFTMKIQHVNISWIIFLILSFISVSYAPNKLTSIKVALQFVSYAAMFYLGVMLVKTHEDFGKWIRAVLYSSVVPVIFGIYSMVFRDPHGFRLYVGEGMRLFSTTNHPACLAFYLALIISVCFYLIKTKPDYIGSTLQKLLPFYLLVLLALLVMTKSRTGWIACGLYFMLYAIIFERKYMIYIFSSAFLALLLPDVQDRLLDLQSGTSFGATGYERLNSFAWRLKYWTDSIAWMSPSHYFYGYGLSSFFQLSTDFGMGNAFQKQTVKLPAHSVYIQLFFELGILGVLSFIAIMASYILALFRDYSPSQKLLFFVASIITFDYMLAGASDNLLDYLSYIWYHWFILGLILSYTKLQSKSATPQMSNKF
- a CDS encoding glycosyltransferase encodes the protein MATIDVLLPVKNGKAYLTEAIESIIQQSYADWRLIVLDHGSDDGSYETSLEYARKDSRVQVFQFLDAVGLSGLLNKGLELCDCQFVMRHDADDIALPDRMKLALAAFKSNPGIDVVGGHAIQIDAKGNETGLIRVPTDPARLQVSFFFKNPMIHPATMIRFSAIKAMGIRYGIDFLKVLPESERLKVNGLAEDYYLFGQLGIMGKCMNLDEYLIKYRWHGENVGAKKAFDQITLSLKISRYLAAAFCTKNRIELFDPAPFCTYSGTLINLQPSSEKTDLLKSFNYLSTNLVKAMGQSDGLARELAFRSVLTTRNNFWLLVKFLRFKLRFKADLEEWYAIKSWITRYIKKRPTISIDA
- a CDS encoding beta-1,6-N-acetylglucosaminyltransferase; this translates as MKLAYLILAHNNPAHLGRLMEGLKTSATDFFIHIDKKSNLDEFIHLAGTQVFFSNQRVPVYWGTFSQIEATLALMQQAIAAEKPYDYFVLLSGADYPIQSADYIHEFFKNHQGTQFISTLKMPNLAAGKPLSLLEEFNVEGKYKKIKKRAYRLYKALGLPRIRRDYQQGLNGLVPYAGAQWWALTREACEYILKFVETHPKFMQLYQNVLVPDEMFFQTIIGNSHYSSKIARSLTYSDWQAGKSSPENMTENHLAKLKNQSRYLMKCSNYPEGEILFARKFVGDTQALVNLIKKHTHA